A genome region from Phocoena sinus isolate mPhoSin1 chromosome 16, mPhoSin1.pri, whole genome shotgun sequence includes the following:
- the LOC116741289 gene encoding uncharacterized protein LOC116741289, translated as MQAGLRKANEQISRVFYKNRKAASLVYALTAGPLLPSTLRDAKNEASRLRNMKTNVYCLGIKDYQRDQLIQIVEGKTHMYDVPKSSDEEAFIVSLVGNSCKKVMGRNTFYACVRESYQLGFYAYGLSPDRMKDYTCRYKLDKTEVFTKPPDSVTAEKIICPGHIFLKDGQVVVVDYSLDLGNTWSERRLNVTSKDCNETVEPPAVPTTTRVTTVPTTVRTRRTTRMTTKTTVPTTVTTRRTTTRTTKTTVPTTVTTRRTTTRTTKTTVPTTVTTRRTTTRTTKTTVPTTVTTRRTTTRTTETTVPTTVTTRRTTTRTTETTVPTTVTTRRTTTRTTETTVPTTVTTRRTTTRTTETTEDDNKDDEDHSAYNCHDQEDDKDDNEDHSAYNCHDQEDNNKDDEDHSAYHCHDQEDDKDDDEDHSAYHCHDQEDDNKDDDNNDDNEDHSAYHCHHDNYRDNCCHNYRDNCCHNHSDYSCHNNHSDYSCHRRGDHSAHGCHPEPSCQQSSLVPYTHPVPGRDTVAACLHLLLQEGE; from the exons ACAGGAAAGCTGCCAGCCTAGTTTATGCTCTGACCGCTGGACCACTGCTGCCATCGACATTACGGGATGCTAAGAATGAA GCCAGCAGGCTTCGGAATATGAAGACCAATGTTTACTGCCTGGGTATAAAAGACTATCAGAGAGACCAG CTGATTCAGATTGTAGAAGGAAAGACCCACATGTATGATGTGCCCAAATCCAGTGATGAGGAAGCCTTTATTGTATCG CTCGTGGGAAATTCCTGTAAGAAAGTTATGGGTAGGAACACATTCTATGCCTGTGTAAGAG AATCCTACCAACTTGGGTTTTATGCATATGGCCTAAGTCCAGACAGAATGAAAGACTATACTTGCAGATATAAGTTGGACAAAACCGAAGTCTTCA CTAAACCACCTGACTCAGTGActgcagaaaaaataatttgcccAGGACATATTTTTCTTAAGGATGGACA GGTGGTCGTTGTTGATTACTCTCTGGACCTGGGCAATACCTGGAGTGAGAGAAGATTGAATGTCACCAGCAAAGACTGT AATGAGACTGTGGAGCCCCCAGCTGTCCCAACTACAACCAGAGTGACCACAGTGCCTACCACTGTCAGGACAAGGAGGACGACAAGGATGACAACGAAGACCACAGTGCCTACAACTGTCACGACCAGGAGGACAACAACAAGGACAACGAAGACCACAGTGCCTACCACTGTCACGACCAGGAGGACGACAACAAGGACAACAAAGACCACAGTGCCTACAACTGTCACGACCAGGAGGACGACAACAAGGACGACGAAGACCACAGTGCCTACAACTGTCACGACCAGGAGGACGACAACAAGGACGACGGAGACCACAGTGCCTACAACTGTCACGACCAGGAGGACGACAACAAGGACGACGGAGACCACAGTGCCTACAACTGTCACGACCAGGAGGACGACAACAAGGACGACGGAGACCACAGTGCCTACCACTGTCACGACCAGGAGGACGACAACTAGGACGACGGAGACCACA GAGGACGACAACAAGGACGACGAAGACCACAGTGCCTACAACTGTCACGACCAGGAGGACGACAAGGATGACAACGAAGACCACAGTGCCTACAACTGTCACGACCAGGAGGACAACAACAAGGACGACGAAGACCACAGTGCCTACCACTGTCACGACCAGGAGGACGACAAGGATGACGACGAAGACCACAGTGCCTACCACTGTCACGACCAGGAGGACGACAACAAGGACGATGACAACAACGATGACAATGAAGACCACAGTGCCTACCACTGTCACCATGACAACTACCGTGACAACTGTTGCCACAACTACCGTGACAACTGTTGTCACAACCACAGTGACTACAGTTGTCACAACAACCACAGCGACTACAGTTGTCACAGAAGAGGAGACCACAGTGCCCATGGCTGTCACCCAGAGCCCAGCTGCCAACAATCCTCTCTTGTACCCTACACTCATCCCGTCCCTGGTCGTGATACCGTTGCTGCTTGTCTGCATCTGCTGCTGCAAGAGGGTGAGTGA